One genomic window of Arcobacter lacus includes the following:
- a CDS encoding cupin domain-containing protein has translation MQLANFNGIVSNLLEDITPIEITKGVSQYILWQNNDGKLTAIYKFEKNSKLPFLDEHNLFDEHIFVISGAFNDGNKKYKEGSFIINPKGTSHIPQSEEGCTILVTNE, from the coding sequence ATGCAATTAGCAAACTTCAATGGAATAGTCTCAAATTTATTAGAAGATATTACTCCTATAGAAATTACAAAAGGTGTGAGCCAATACATACTTTGGCAAAATAATGATGGAAAATTAACAGCTATTTATAAATTTGAAAAAAATAGTAAACTACCATTTCTTGATGAACACAATTTATTTGATGAACATATTTTTGTAATATCAGGAGCTTTTAATGATGGTAATAAAAAATATAAAGAGGGTTCATTTATAATAAATCCTAAAGGAACTTCTCACATTCCTCAATCAGAAGAAGGATGTACTATTTTAGTAACAAATGAATAA
- a CDS encoding MarR family winged helix-turn-helix transcriptional regulator yields the protein MKNKEFDFSKMICFLLNSTSNAMIREYRPHLEEFQLTYAQYLVMMTLWNNDNILIKDISKETFFDSATLTPILKRLEEKSYIIRTQSLSDERGKIIKLTKEGKDLKDKTAHIFKNMECKIELSSEEQEDIIKICNKILSKLGN from the coding sequence ATGAAAAATAAAGAATTTGATTTCTCTAAAATGATTTGCTTTTTATTGAATTCAACATCAAATGCAATGATTAGAGAATATAGACCTCATCTAGAAGAATTTCAACTAACTTATGCTCAATATTTAGTGATGATGACACTTTGGAACAATGATAATATACTGATAAAAGATATAAGCAAAGAGACATTTTTTGATTCGGCTACACTAACACCTATTTTAAAAAGATTAGAAGAAAAGTCTTATATTATCAGAACTCAATCATTAAGCGATGAACGAGGGAAAATAATAAAATTAACAAAAGAAGGGAAAGATTTGAAAGATAAAACAGCTCATATTTTCAAAAATATGGAGTGTAAAATTGAACTAAGTAGTGAAGAACAAGAAGATATTATTAAAATTTGTAACAAAATATTATCTAAATTAGGTAACTAA
- a CDS encoding low molecular weight protein-tyrosine-phosphatase, whose product MKKSILFVCLGNICRSPLAHGIAQEYINKKQLDILVDSAGTGSWHIGEAPCENSIKVALLNGVDISKQKARQVKKDDFQKFDLVIALDDNNLKDLKNLGCKNPLKLGDFGYKGACVPDPYYFRDFEDFKNVYSMIETCVKNLIKDKI is encoded by the coding sequence ATGAAAAAATCAATTTTATTTGTATGTTTAGGAAACATTTGTCGTTCTCCTTTAGCTCATGGTATTGCACAAGAATATATAAATAAAAAACAACTTGATATTTTAGTAGATAGTGCTGGAACTGGTTCTTGGCATATTGGTGAAGCTCCTTGTGAAAACTCAATAAAAGTTGCATTGTTAAATGGTGTTGATATATCAAAACAAAAAGCAAGACAAGTGAAAAAAGATGATTTTCAAAAGTTTGATTTAGTTATTGCACTTGATGATAATAACTTAAAAGATTTGAAGAATTTAGGTTGTAAAAATCCCCTAAAACTTGGAGATTTTGGATATAAAGGAGCTTGTGTTCCTGATCCATACTACTTTAGAGATTTTGAAGATTTTAAAAATGTTTATTCTATGATTGAAACTTGTGTTAAGAACTTAATAAAAGACAAAATTTAG
- a CDS encoding rhomboid family intramembrane serine protease: MLNFSKKDFTATNVIIIITVLFYLIQINVQQGSLLFGLNLYFLIGGFYWQPLTSMFSHGGIAHLAMNMFVLWQFGNYVERSRGAKAFVLLYLITGVLTSLFSFLYIFFLDITVNLVGASGAICAILGYVAYFDKVQRSGIITWILLISVAPLLIGLPIAWYAHFIGLAIGFIYAIIDKSILLKKYKR, from the coding sequence ATGCTAAACTTTAGTAAAAAAGATTTTACAGCAACAAATGTAATTATTATAATTACAGTTTTATTTTATTTAATCCAAATAAATGTACAACAAGGAAGTTTACTATTTGGATTAAATTTATACTTTTTGATTGGTGGTTTTTATTGGCAACCACTAACTTCTATGTTTTCTCACGGTGGAATCGCTCACTTAGCTATGAATATGTTTGTACTTTGGCAATTTGGTAATTATGTAGAAAGATCAAGAGGTGCAAAAGCTTTTGTTTTATTGTATTTAATAACAGGAGTTTTAACTTCTCTTTTCTCATTTTTATATATCTTTTTTTTAGATATTACTGTAAATTTAGTAGGAGCAAGTGGAGCGATTTGTGCTATTTTAGGATATGTTGCATACTTTGATAAAGTTCAAAGAAGTGGAATTATAACTTGGATTTTACTAATCTCTGTTGCTCCTTTACTTATTGGACTTCCTATTGCTTGGTATGCTCACTTTATTGGACTAGCTATTGGATTTATTTATGCAATAATTGATAAATCTATACTTTTAAAAAAATACAAAAGATGA
- the lon gene encoding endopeptidase La, with translation MELKNYEEFPQTIPLIIEDDIFLYPFMIAPLFLSNEQNIKAVEYAIEHNKLVMVTVSKASKEGKREKDSFYDVGVVGNIMRKVSLPDGKIKVLFQGLTKGKILDFASEQPLFVNVDTLKNEEPNEESIKSVIEVLIENVKKLSKLNIKFPADLVKTIEENDDPVRIADLISSVLKVKKEEAYKLFSQTNIEQRLFDIIEVIKKEIESFKIQKEITQKVNSKIEKTHKDYFLKEQIKAIQKELGTDNQKEIEIKSYKKRLKAKKEFMDKEAYKETKRQLDKLSRMNPDSPDASLLQTYVEQVLDIPFGEYANEKISVKNVEEQLNKDHYSLIKAKERISEYFAVKQLLEQRNIEDLKSKGTVLCFVGPPGVGKTSLANSISQALKRPLIRVALGGMEDVNELRGHRRTYVGAMPGRLVKGLIDAKKMNPVMVLDEIDKLGSNHRGDPTAVMLEILDPEQNHEFRDLYLNFPIDLSQVIFVSTANDARRIPAPLRDRMEFIEISSYTPEEKYHIAKDYLIPQELEKHGLKKTEVSINKATIELIISKYTREAGVRNLRRTFSKIFRKVVKQILNDSTIEKVTIGTKDLKAYLDNPIFEIDPAEKKNSIGIANGLAWTAVGGDVLKIEAIKLKGKGNLTVTGNLGDVMKESSRISYSVVKVLIDNKVLKIDEKIIPKSVKEEEENEKLDCSEIYKRYDIHLHIPEGATPKDGPSAGITMALAIASILSDKAIKADVAMTGELTLSGKVLPIGGLKEKLIAAYKAKMKKALVPRKNFDRDLDEIPDEVKNAMEIKAVDTIEDVLKEALV, from the coding sequence ATGGAATTAAAAAATTATGAAGAATTTCCACAAACTATACCACTAATTATTGAAGATGATATATTTTTATACCCTTTTATGATTGCTCCTTTATTTTTAAGTAATGAGCAAAATATAAAAGCTGTTGAGTATGCAATAGAACATAATAAATTAGTTATGGTTACAGTTTCTAAAGCATCAAAAGAGGGTAAAAGAGAAAAAGACTCTTTTTATGATGTTGGAGTTGTAGGAAATATTATGAGAAAAGTATCTTTGCCTGATGGTAAAATAAAAGTGCTTTTCCAAGGTTTAACTAAAGGAAAAATTTTAGATTTTGCAAGTGAGCAACCGCTTTTTGTAAATGTTGATACTTTAAAAAATGAAGAACCAAATGAAGAAAGTATAAAATCTGTAATCGAAGTATTAATAGAAAATGTAAAAAAATTATCAAAATTAAATATTAAATTTCCTGCTGATTTAGTAAAAACTATAGAAGAAAATGATGATCCAGTAAGAATTGCAGATTTGATATCTTCAGTTTTAAAAGTAAAAAAAGAAGAAGCTTATAAACTATTTTCTCAAACAAATATTGAACAAAGATTATTTGATATTATAGAAGTTATTAAAAAAGAGATAGAATCATTTAAAATCCAAAAAGAAATTACTCAAAAAGTAAACTCAAAAATAGAAAAAACACATAAAGATTATTTTTTAAAAGAGCAAATAAAAGCTATCCAAAAAGAACTTGGAACAGATAATCAAAAAGAAATAGAGATAAAATCTTATAAAAAAAGATTAAAAGCTAAAAAAGAGTTTATGGATAAAGAGGCTTATAAAGAGACTAAAAGACAACTTGATAAATTAAGTAGAATGAATCCTGATTCTCCTGATGCATCTTTACTTCAAACTTATGTTGAACAAGTTTTAGATATTCCTTTTGGAGAATATGCAAACGAAAAAATTTCTGTAAAAAATGTAGAAGAGCAGCTAAATAAAGATCATTACTCTTTGATAAAAGCAAAAGAGAGAATTAGTGAATATTTTGCAGTAAAACAACTTTTAGAGCAAAGAAATATTGAAGATTTAAAATCAAAAGGTACTGTTTTATGTTTTGTAGGACCTCCAGGAGTTGGTAAAACTTCTTTAGCAAACTCTATTTCTCAAGCGCTAAAACGACCTTTAATAAGAGTAGCTTTAGGTGGAATGGAAGATGTAAATGAACTTAGAGGACATAGAAGAACTTACGTTGGAGCAATGCCAGGAAGATTAGTTAAAGGTTTGATTGATGCAAAAAAAATGAATCCAGTTATGGTTTTAGATGAGATTGATAAACTTGGTTCTAATCATAGAGGTGATCCAACAGCTGTAATGTTAGAAATTTTAGACCCAGAACAGAACCATGAATTTAGAGATTTATATTTAAACTTTCCAATTGATTTATCTCAAGTTATATTTGTTTCAACAGCAAATGATGCAAGAAGAATTCCAGCACCTTTAAGAGATAGAATGGAATTTATAGAGATATCTTCTTATACTCCAGAAGAAAAATATCATATTGCAAAAGATTATCTGATTCCTCAAGAGTTAGAAAAACATGGACTTAAAAAAACGGAAGTAAGTATCAATAAAGCAACTATTGAATTAATCATATCAAAATATACAAGAGAGGCTGGAGTTAGAAATTTAAGAAGAACTTTTTCTAAAATATTTAGAAAAGTTGTAAAACAAATTTTAAATGACTCAACAATAGAAAAAGTAACTATTGGAACAAAAGATTTAAAAGCTTATTTAGATAATCCAATTTTTGAAATTGACCCAGCTGAAAAGAAAAATTCTATTGGAATTGCAAATGGATTAGCTTGGACAGCAGTTGGTGGAGATGTTTTAAAAATCGAAGCAATTAAGCTAAAAGGAAAAGGAAATCTAACTGTTACAGGAAATCTTGGTGATGTAATGAAAGAGTCTTCAAGAATTTCATATTCTGTTGTAAAAGTTTTAATAGATAATAAAGTTCTAAAAATTGATGAAAAAATTATTCCTAAATCTGTAAAAGAAGAAGAGGAAAATGAAAAGCTTGATTGTAGTGAAATATATAAAAGATATGATATTCACTTACATATTCCAGAAGGTGCAACACCAAAAGATGGACCAAGTGCAGGTATAACTATGGCACTTGCAATAGCTTCAATTTTAAGTGATAAAGCTATAAAAGCAGATGTTGCAATGACAGGAGAACTTACACTTTCTGGTAAAGTTTTACCAATTGGTGGATTAAAAGAGAAATTAATCGCAGCATATAAAGCAAAAATGAAAAAAGCTTTAGTTCCTAGAAAAAATTTTGATAGAGATTTGGATGAAATTCCAGATGAAGTAAAAAATGCAATGGAAATAAAAGCTGTTGATACAATAGAAGATGTTTTAAAAGAGGCTTTAGTTTAA
- a CDS encoding outer membrane protein assembly factor BamD has protein sequence MIKSLKLKGLLLVTCATFVFTGCSSKSEQEYNKPALYWYNKMMKQIASGDLDEADDTYTSLESEHRNSPYIPTAIMILVNAHIEEEEYALANFYLDEYIKKFGLSKDIDYARYLKIKANFLGFKYQFRDQQLIDDTLTQIQEFKEKYKNSPYMPLVDTINSRLYMSKASFDQEISELYTRRDKPLGTEFYEEKVKESWVDNSEIEPVKVPFYRSIFE, from the coding sequence ATGATAAAAAGTTTGAAGCTAAAAGGTTTGTTATTAGTTACTTGTGCTACTTTTGTATTTACAGGTTGTTCTTCTAAAAGTGAACAAGAATATAATAAACCAGCCTTATATTGGTACAATAAAATGATGAAACAAATAGCATCAGGAGATTTAGATGAAGCTGATGATACATATACATCATTAGAAAGTGAACATAGAAATTCACCATATATTCCGACAGCAATTATGATTTTAGTAAATGCTCATATCGAAGAAGAAGAGTATGCTTTAGCAAATTTTTATTTAGATGAATACATCAAAAAATTTGGACTAAGCAAAGATATTGACTATGCAAGATATTTAAAAATCAAAGCAAATTTTTTAGGATTTAAATATCAATTTAGAGATCAACAACTAATAGATGATACTTTAACTCAAATTCAAGAGTTTAAAGAAAAATACAAAAACTCACCATATATGCCTTTAGTTGACACTATAAATTCAAGATTATATATGTCAAAAGCAAGTTTTGATCAAGAAATTTCTGAGCTTTACACAAGAAGAGACAAACCACTTGGAACAGAGTTCTATGAAGAAAAAGTAAAAGAATCTTGGGTTGATAATTCTGAAATTGAACCTGTAAAAGTACCATTTTATAGATCTATTTTTGAATAA
- a CDS encoding pyrroline-5-carboxylate reductase — protein sequence MKLTLIGNGIMAQALAKGLVKKYEVEMIGRDIEKLKIIQEKIPQITIKQLEDKEDITDKTVIFCVKPYALESVSVRLIGSANILLSILAGTKLDFLKKQIKATHYIRTMPNIAASVHNSMTTITGDAESKAIAMEIFSCIGEALWVNTETQLDIASAITGSGPAFLALIAESLADGAVKAGLERHLSAHLVQGLFSGTASLLRHSHPAVIKDSVMSPGGTTAAGFAQLEEAGVRSAMIKAVESSFNKALKLAEK from the coding sequence ATGAAGCTTACACTAATAGGTAATGGTATTATGGCTCAAGCATTGGCTAAAGGACTTGTAAAAAAGTACGAAGTTGAGATGATTGGAAGGGATATTGAAAAATTAAAAATTATTCAAGAGAAAATACCTCAAATAACAATAAAACAACTAGAAGATAAAGAAGATATCACAGATAAAACTGTTATATTTTGTGTAAAACCTTATGCTTTAGAAAGTGTTTCTGTGAGACTTATTGGAAGTGCGAATATATTATTATCTATTTTAGCTGGAACAAAACTTGATTTTTTAAAAAAACAGATTAAAGCTACTCATTATATTAGAACTATGCCAAATATTGCTGCATCAGTTCATAATTCTATGACAACAATTACTGGTGATGCTGAATCAAAAGCTATTGCTATGGAGATTTTTTCTTGTATTGGAGAAGCTCTTTGGGTAAATACAGAAACTCAACTTGATATTGCAAGTGCAATTACAGGTTCTGGTCCTGCATTTTTAGCATTAATCGCTGAAAGTTTAGCGGATGGAGCAGTAAAAGCTGGATTAGAAAGACATCTAAGTGCGCATTTAGTTCAAGGATTATTTAGTGGAACTGCTTCACTTTTAAGACACTCTCATCCAGCAGTTATAAAAGATTCTGTTATGAGTCCAGGTGGAACAACAGCAGCAGGATTTGCTCAACTTGAAGAGGCTGGAGTAAGAAGTGCTATGATAAAAGCGGTTGAAAGCTCTTTTAACAAAGCATTAAAACTTGCAGAAAAATAG
- a CDS encoding type IV pilus modification PilV family protein: protein MQKNSFTLIETLVSITLLLIVIIGFKYSTYYDENSSKNFMSLNNLENLFDTKNYGSFQNSAKTLQLTINKETIENITVTKYQFENENIKLFKYEK, encoded by the coding sequence TTGCAGAAAAATAGTTTTACTTTAATTGAAACATTAGTTAGTATCACTCTTTTGCTTATCGTAATAATTGGGTTTAAATACTCAACTTATTATGATGAAAACTCTTCAAAAAACTTTATGTCGCTAAATAATTTAGAAAATCTATTTGATACAAAAAATTATGGAAGTTTTCAAAACTCAGCTAAAACTTTACAACTTACTATAAACAAAGAAACTATTGAAAATATAACTGTTACAAAATATCAATTTGAAAATGAAAATATAAAGCTTTTTAAGTATGAAAAATAG
- a CDS encoding non-canonical purine NTP pyrophosphatase, with amino-acid sequence MKIVLASANKGKIKEFERLLPNDEIVAFSEILGKIEIDEDKDTFKGNAIKKAQTIYDELQKINFGDVVVISDDSGISVPVLGNAPGVYSARYAGLNASDKKNNEKLKAELNKLGLEKTPAFYTACIAIVYKNEVYTVHGWMYGEVLNKEIGTNGFGYDPMFIPNGYDKTLGELDEEVKKEFSHRSKALKLAMKVLEVIL; translated from the coding sequence TTGAAAATCGTTTTAGCCTCAGCAAATAAGGGAAAAATAAAAGAGTTCGAAAGACTTCTTCCAAATGATGAAATAGTAGCATTTAGTGAAATTTTAGGAAAAATTGAAATTGATGAAGATAAAGATACTTTTAAAGGTAACGCTATAAAAAAAGCACAAACAATATATGATGAACTTCAAAAAATTAATTTTGGTGATGTTGTTGTGATTTCAGATGATTCAGGAATTAGTGTTCCTGTTTTAGGAAATGCTCCAGGAGTTTATAGTGCTAGATATGCAGGACTTAATGCAAGTGATAAAAAGAACAACGAAAAATTAAAAGCTGAATTAAATAAATTAGGTTTAGAAAAAACTCCTGCTTTTTATACAGCTTGTATTGCAATAGTTTATAAAAATGAAGTTTATACAGTTCATGGTTGGATGTATGGTGAAGTTTTAAATAAAGAGATAGGAACAAATGGCTTTGGATATGACCCTATGTTTATTCCAAATGGATATGATAAAACATTAGGTGAGTTAGATGAAGAAGTTAAAAAAGAGTTTTCTCATAGAAGTAAAGCTTTAAAACTTGCAATGAAAGTTTTAGAAGTTATTCTTTAA